From a region of the Mytilus galloprovincialis chromosome 3, xbMytGall1.hap1.1, whole genome shotgun sequence genome:
- the LOC143068934 gene encoding uncharacterized protein LOC143068934 yields MVFKRSEYGLQFKKSHLVRNIPEYYNNVEYRTHRRELEHAHTPLSWDFEQDSGDSKTTSEEEICDQLQQKLQVIEEKDDDKSEELIKQAKDKLAKYDSKDNQNTEDLKRDICKSTDDIRTKGDNKDEEVVQSKGDNDKPEKIVQIQTDNKAVVKSKGLKTYLCKKSDDLKLDLKSSEEKKKPKKLRPKSSPIYRPPFVAYGCGDKERETGVKKSFNVRASNDVYPAAMKALVDHHERQKKRETARKCLSARERKRKALVLEKAAKEVAGWQSEYRRMYPEYKAEEYARSVSNLQERPRCFRPYKF; encoded by the exons ATGGTGTTTAAAAGGTCAGAGTATGGACTACAGTTTAAAAAGTCTCATCTTGTGAGAAATATACCAGAATATTATAACAATGTAGAATACAGAACACATCGTAGAGAATTGGAACACGCTCATACACCACTGTCCTGGGACTTCGAACAGGATTCAGGAGATTCAAAAACAACTTCTGAGGAAGAAATATGTGACCAATTACAACAAAAACTACAAGTTATTGAGGAGAAAGATGATGATAAATCTGAGGAACTCATCAAACAAGCAAAAGATAAATTGGCAAAATATGACAGTAAAGACAATCAAAATACAGAAGATTTGAAAAGAGACATTTGTAAATCAACTGATGATATCAgaacaaagggagataacaaaGATGAAGAAGTAGTACaatcaaagggagataatgaCAAACCtgaaaaaattgtacaaatacAGACTGACAATAAAGCGGTTGTAAAATCAAAAGGATTAAAGACTTATCTATGCAAAAAATCTGATGATCTTAAATTGGATCTGAAATCAT CTGAAGAGAAGAAGAAACCTAAGAAATTGAGACCAAAATCTTCACCAATTTACAGACCACCATTTGTTGCTTATGGATGTGGTGATAAAGAAAGAGAGACAGGCGTCAAAAAGTCATTTAATGTTCGTGCTTCAAATGAT gtTTATCCAGCGGCAATGAAAGCCTTGGTAGACCACCATGAAAGACAGAAGAAAAGAGAGACAGCAAGAAAATGCTTATCAGCGAGAGAAAGAAAGAGGAAAGCATTGGTTCTAGAGAAAGCAGCAAAGGAAGTTGCCGGCTGGCAATCAGAGTATCGTAGAATGTACCCAGAATACAAAGCTGAAGAATACGCTAGGTCTGTGTCAAATCTTCAAGAGAGGCCACGATGCTTCAGACCCTATAAATTTTAG